A single region of the Deferribacter autotrophicus genome encodes:
- the cydB gene encoding cytochrome d ubiquinol oxidase subunit II has product MIYQIIWFALWGLLWAVYFMLDGFDLGAGILHPFVAKTDEEKRIVINTLGPVWDGNEVWLITAGGATFAAFPTTYAYMFSYLYTPLLILLFALIFRGVSFEFRGKKDSPAWKKGWDIAIFAGSLIPALLFGVAFGNIFAGLPIDEQGYHGSLAYLLNPYGILTGILFVLLFINHGALWLSIKTTGDLSKRARSIAVKIWPLLVAVAVLFLIFSAFKTHLYDNYIKNPVWFIVPAIAVLSLLSIFVLIKNSPVKAFFASCITILTVIFTGIIGLYPNLIPSNIDPKYSLTAFNSSSSTYTLKIMTLVVIMFVPIVIFYQIWTYKIFKDPVTPEDLKDPETEAY; this is encoded by the coding sequence ATGATATATCAAATTATATGGTTTGCACTTTGGGGACTTTTATGGGCCGTTTATTTTATGCTAGATGGATTTGATCTTGGTGCTGGTATATTGCATCCGTTTGTTGCAAAAACAGATGAAGAAAAGAGAATAGTAATTAATACATTAGGACCTGTATGGGACGGTAATGAGGTATGGTTAATTACTGCAGGTGGAGCAACTTTTGCTGCATTCCCTACAACTTATGCTTATATGTTTAGCTACCTTTACACCCCTCTTTTGATACTTTTGTTTGCACTTATTTTTAGAGGAGTTTCTTTTGAGTTTAGAGGTAAAAAAGATAGCCCTGCCTGGAAAAAAGGTTGGGACATTGCTATCTTTGCAGGAAGTTTAATTCCTGCCCTTCTTTTTGGTGTAGCTTTTGGTAATATATTTGCCGGTTTACCAATAGACGAACAAGGATACCATGGAAGTCTTGCCTATCTCTTAAACCCCTATGGAATTTTAACAGGTATACTTTTCGTACTATTATTCATAAATCATGGAGCTTTATGGCTATCCATTAAAACAACCGGTGATCTTTCTAAAAGGGCAAGAAGTATTGCAGTAAAAATATGGCCTTTATTGGTGGCCGTCGCAGTATTATTTTTGATCTTCTCAGCCTTTAAAACTCATCTTTATGATAATTACATCAAAAATCCTGTGTGGTTCATTGTACCTGCCATTGCTGTACTAAGTTTACTCTCTATTTTTGTCCTGATTAAAAACTCACCTGTAAAAGCATTTTTTGCCTCATGCATTACTATTTTAACAGTGATATTTACAGGTATTATTGGTCTGTATCCAAACCTTATTCCATCCAATATTGATCCAAAATACAGCTTAACAGCATTTAACTCATCCTCAAGCACATATACTCTAAAAATTATGACCCTCGTGGTAATAATGTTTGTACCGATTGTTATTTTTTATCAGATTTGGACTTACAAAATATTTAAAGATCCAGTAACACCGGAAGATTTAAAAGATCCAGAAACAGAAGCCTATTAA
- the lexA gene encoding transcriptional repressor LexA, with the protein MLTDKQKKMLGYIKEFKDKNGYVPSVREICKGLNLSSTASVKKMLDRLEAKGVIRKNPQQARSIEIVDDFFDNKGLPVLGKVVAGYPVISEENVIEYIDLTRFNNKERFFFLKVFGDSMIEKKIFDGDYILVELTKELANGEIGVFRLNGEVTVKTYIKENGYFILRPENKAYEDIIVRDNDDFEIIGKVVYVMRTVI; encoded by the coding sequence ATGCTGACAGATAAGCAAAAGAAGATGCTTGGGTACATCAAAGAATTTAAGGATAAAAATGGCTATGTACCCTCTGTAAGAGAGATATGCAAGGGACTCAACTTATCATCCACAGCATCTGTAAAAAAGATGCTTGATAGACTTGAAGCAAAGGGGGTGATTAGAAAAAATCCTCAACAGGCAAGAAGTATAGAGATAGTTGATGATTTTTTTGATAATAAAGGATTGCCTGTATTAGGCAAAGTGGTGGCAGGGTATCCCGTAATATCTGAAGAAAATGTTATTGAATACATAGACCTGACCAGGTTTAATAATAAAGAAAGGTTTTTCTTTTTAAAGGTTTTTGGCGACAGTATGATTGAAAAGAAGATTTTTGACGGTGATTATATTTTAGTGGAGCTAACAAAAGAGCTAGCAAACGGTGAGATAGGCGTTTTCAGGTTAAACGGTGAAGTAACGGTAAAAACATATATTAAAGAAAACGGCTATTTCATATTAAGACCTGAGAACAAAGCGTATGAAGATATAATAGTGAGAGATAATGACGATTTTGAGATAATTGGAAAAGTGGTTTATGTGATGCGGACTGTTATATAA
- the dinB gene encoding DNA polymerase IV — MILCIDMDAFFASVEQASNPNLRGKPIAIIGAKERTVVTTASYEARKYGVKTGMTKYEAMKMCPHITFIVGNNPKYTYISKQIHNFLLTITYDVEMYSVDEAFLDISQVKMPPEDIASLIKNYIKKNFGITCSIGVGKNKLIAKMASGVNKPDGYLFVPPEKSTSFIDQFQLYDIWGIGRRLSKKFANMGIFTPKDLRKLGLTNLVKMFGKNGYKLFAMAHGDYIGNINVEEEPVKSIGHSMTLPHDIYSEKEALPYLLQLCEMVSARARKNRVSGKTISIYLRDIHMNTFGKRHTLPFLTCATHHIFEVAKLLLKEYDLSIGIRLLGVSLSNLVHNSVHLTTIMESNKKEKIYKAIDEINSRYGDFTISYAAILKCKRKGSLTISPAWKPSGIRNINVK, encoded by the coding sequence ATGATACTCTGTATAGATATGGATGCATTTTTTGCCTCTGTAGAACAGGCTTCAAACCCAAATTTGAGAGGAAAACCGATAGCCATAATAGGTGCAAAAGAGCGCACAGTAGTAACCACAGCATCCTACGAAGCAAGAAAATACGGCGTAAAAACAGGCATGACAAAATATGAAGCCATGAAAATGTGCCCACATATTACCTTTATTGTGGGAAATAACCCTAAATATACCTACATCTCCAAACAAATTCACAACTTTCTCCTTACCATTACTTACGATGTAGAAATGTATTCGGTAGACGAGGCTTTTTTAGATATATCACAGGTAAAAATGCCACCTGAAGACATAGCATCTCTTATAAAAAATTATATAAAAAAGAATTTTGGAATTACATGCTCCATAGGAGTAGGAAAAAATAAACTCATTGCAAAAATGGCAAGCGGTGTTAACAAACCTGATGGTTATCTTTTTGTCCCACCTGAAAAATCCACAAGCTTCATAGATCAGTTTCAACTCTATGATATATGGGGGATAGGCAGGAGACTTTCAAAGAAATTTGCAAATATGGGGATATTTACACCAAAAGATTTAAGAAAGCTAGGACTGACAAATCTGGTAAAAATGTTTGGGAAAAACGGTTATAAACTTTTTGCCATGGCCCATGGCGATTATATCGGCAATATCAACGTTGAAGAAGAACCAGTCAAATCCATAGGTCACAGTATGACTTTACCCCATGATATATACTCTGAAAAAGAAGCTCTCCCCTATCTTTTGCAGCTTTGCGAAATGGTATCTGCAAGGGCAAGAAAAAATCGAGTATCCGGCAAAACAATATCAATATATTTGCGAGATATACATATGAATACCTTTGGCAAAAGACATACACTCCCCTTTCTCACCTGTGCTACTCATCACATCTTTGAAGTTGCAAAACTCTTATTGAAAGAATACGACCTATCTATAGGAATAAGACTTCTAGGTGTATCCCTTTCCAATCTGGTGCACAACTCGGTTCATCTAACCACCATAATGGAAAGCAACAAAAAAGAAAAAATCTACAAAGCAATAGATGAGATCAACAGCCGCTATGGAGACTTTACCATATCTTATGCTGCAATATTAAAATGCAAAAGAAAAGGTTCTCTTACTATATCACCAGCATGGAAACCATCAGGCATCAGAAACATAAACGTAAAATAA
- a CDS encoding ion transporter, whose translation MPEYYHPNREKLHRIIFGTDTFAGKLFDVILIIFILMSVLVVMLDSILQVHSKFAGIFKLLEWFFTIVFTVEYILRLYVVKRPLKYATSFFGVVDLLSVLPTYLTIIFATSHYFIVIRILRLLRIFRILKLIQYLNQADALLQALKASRAKILIFLFAVFNLVIILGSIMYVVEGEANGFTSIPKSIYWAIVTLTTVGYGDISPKTPVGQFIASLAMIIGYAIVAVPTGIFAVEMSKARRADKMVFFACPSCGYDISDIDANYCQNCGYNLKK comes from the coding sequence ATGCCCGAGTATTATCATCCAAATAGAGAGAAACTTCACAGAATTATTTTTGGGACGGATACTTTTGCGGGTAAACTGTTCGATGTGATTTTGATAATTTTTATTTTAATGAGTGTTTTGGTTGTTATGCTGGATAGTATTTTGCAGGTTCATAGTAAATTTGCAGGTATCTTTAAACTGTTAGAATGGTTTTTTACAATTGTTTTTACAGTTGAATATATTTTGAGATTGTATGTTGTGAAAAGGCCTTTGAAATACGCCACAAGTTTTTTTGGCGTTGTGGATTTATTGTCGGTTTTACCCACATATTTGACCATTATCTTTGCAACCAGTCATTACTTCATTGTTATCAGAATATTGAGATTACTGAGAATTTTTAGGATTTTAAAATTGATTCAATATTTAAATCAGGCTGATGCTTTGTTGCAGGCATTAAAGGCCAGTAGAGCTAAAATTTTGATTTTCCTTTTTGCGGTTTTTAATCTCGTTATCATCTTAGGTTCGATAATGTATGTGGTGGAAGGGGAAGCAAACGGATTCACAAGTATTCCAAAAAGTATCTATTGGGCAATTGTGACTTTAACTACTGTAGGTTACGGTGATATTTCCCCTAAAACCCCTGTGGGACAGTTTATTGCTTCTTTGGCAATGATAATAGGTTATGCCATTGTGGCTGTTCCTACAGGGATTTTTGCTGTGGAGATGTCAAAGGCTCGTCGTGCCGATAAAATGGTTTTTTTTGCCTGCCCATCGTGTGGTTATGATATTAGCGATATTGATGCGAATTATTGCCAAAATTGTGGTTATAACCTGAAAAAGTGA
- a CDS encoding glycerol-3-phosphate dehydrogenase/oxidase: MKSENSQFDIIVIGGGATGCGVALDAASRGFKTLLLEKNDFASGTSSRSTKLLHGGVRYLESAIKHLDKEQYNLVKSSLRERYLLIQNAPHLCHKIALLTPLYKWYEIPYIFTGLTIYDLLSGKKTLGRSKIISKKRAIKEFPSLKKDGLKGCVQYYDGQFNDMRMNITIAKTAERYGAKLLNYTEVKDFIKENGKIKGVIFYDKIEDKNKEAFAKVVINATGPFTDTIRKLDNPHCEEIMQVSSGIHIAVDKSYAPRNEGLLIPKTEDGRVLFILPWEDACIIGTTDEPAEVDEYPKAKEKEIDYLIRHINMYFDVKVTKDDIKSVWSGLRPLVKNSSTNDTASIVRDHYIKISESNLVTITGGKWTTFRKMAEDTINYIIPHFKLSPKNRCITEEIIYYGSEGFDENYKNKLLESNYFDKEILNHLIKNYGTKTEEIIHIAQKENLGDKLLESKPIILAEIIYAIRKEYARKPLDFLVRRTSLAETDLNSAKKALDTTVEIFSKELDWDNETKNNVKAEALKILSDAI, encoded by the coding sequence ATGAAATCAGAAAATTCTCAATTCGACATAATTGTAATCGGAGGTGGTGCTACAGGGTGTGGTGTAGCCCTTGATGCTGCAAGCAGAGGGTTCAAAACACTGCTTTTGGAAAAAAACGACTTTGCATCAGGCACAAGTAGTAGAAGTACAAAACTGCTACATGGCGGTGTAAGATATTTGGAATCAGCTATAAAACATCTTGATAAAGAGCAATACAACCTTGTTAAAAGTAGTTTGAGAGAAAGATATCTGCTCATTCAAAATGCACCCCATCTATGTCATAAAATCGCTCTACTCACACCATTGTACAAATGGTATGAAATCCCTTACATATTTACTGGGCTTACAATCTATGACCTTTTATCAGGTAAAAAGACCCTTGGAAGAAGTAAAATAATAAGCAAAAAACGTGCAATCAAAGAGTTCCCGTCCTTGAAAAAAGATGGTTTAAAAGGGTGTGTCCAATACTACGATGGACAGTTTAATGATATGCGAATGAATATTACAATAGCCAAGACAGCAGAGAGGTACGGTGCAAAATTACTGAATTATACAGAAGTTAAAGATTTTATTAAAGAAAACGGTAAAATCAAAGGGGTAATATTTTACGATAAAATAGAAGATAAAAACAAAGAAGCTTTCGCAAAGGTGGTAATCAACGCCACAGGCCCTTTTACCGACACTATCAGAAAACTCGATAACCCCCATTGTGAAGAGATAATGCAGGTTTCATCGGGGATACATATCGCCGTTGATAAATCCTATGCTCCAAGAAATGAGGGGTTGTTAATACCAAAAACTGAAGACGGCAGAGTTCTTTTTATACTTCCCTGGGAAGATGCATGCATAATCGGTACCACGGACGAACCTGCTGAAGTGGACGAGTACCCCAAGGCAAAAGAAAAAGAGATTGATTACTTAATAAGACATATAAACATGTATTTTGATGTAAAAGTAACAAAAGACGATATAAAATCCGTATGGTCAGGATTAAGACCCCTTGTCAAAAACTCTTCCACGAATGATACAGCTTCAATCGTAAGAGACCATTATATTAAAATCTCTGAATCAAATCTTGTGACAATTACTGGCGGGAAATGGACAACCTTCAGGAAAATGGCAGAAGATACTATTAACTATATCATACCTCACTTCAAGTTATCACCAAAAAATCGATGTATAACCGAAGAAATTATCTATTATGGAAGTGAAGGTTTTGATGAAAATTATAAGAACAAGCTATTGGAATCAAATTATTTCGATAAAGAGATTTTAAATCATCTTATTAAAAATTACGGCACAAAAACGGAAGAAATAATCCATATTGCCCAAAAAGAAAATCTCGGCGATAAATTACTGGAAAGCAAACCTATCATATTGGCTGAAATCATATATGCCATCAGAAAAGAATACGCACGGAAACCTCTTGATTTTCTTGTAAGAAGAACCTCCCTTGCAGAAACCGATTTAAATAGTGCAAAGAAAGCTCTGGATACAACTGTTGAAATCTTTTCAAAAGAATTAGACTGGGACAATGAGACAAAAAATAATGTAAAAGCGGAAGCTTTAAAGATTTTAAGTGACGCAATATGA
- a CDS encoding glycerophosphodiester phosphodiesterase, which yields MKIIAHRGASFYAPENTMSAFDLAMTFGVDGLEMDVHMTKDKKIVIIHDDSTGRTGTRNYKVKNSKFETLNKIDVGSWFDPKFKGEKIPLLENLIDKTPDYLDLYIEIKSGIEITEVFYEFIKGYEFRKNQIIIISFNYELVSKLKSLLPDFKVLWIVEYGYNVTIEKNMYKNVFKKIEEANLDGISTLADLTHCIRMAKEIKKNKWLWNVWTVDNPHLAKQLMNLGVTSLSTNRPDWIIKHLSN from the coding sequence ATGAAAATTATTGCTCATAGAGGCGCTTCATTTTATGCGCCTGAAAATACAATGTCTGCATTTGATCTGGCCATGACCTTTGGAGTTGATGGACTTGAAATGGATGTTCACATGACAAAGGATAAAAAGATTGTTATAATTCATGATGACTCCACCGGTCGTACAGGTACAAGAAATTATAAAGTCAAGAATAGCAAATTTGAAACATTGAACAAAATAGATGTCGGCAGTTGGTTTGATCCCAAATTCAAAGGTGAAAAAATACCCCTTCTTGAAAATTTGATAGATAAAACCCCTGATTATCTGGATCTATATATTGAAATTAAATCAGGAATCGAAATTACCGAAGTTTTTTATGAATTTATAAAAGGTTATGAATTTAGGAAAAATCAGATTATTATTATCAGTTTCAACTATGAGCTGGTATCAAAACTAAAATCCCTATTACCTGATTTTAAAGTGTTGTGGATAGTGGAATACGGATACAATGTAACCATCGAAAAAAATATGTATAAAAATGTATTTAAAAAGATTGAAGAGGCAAATTTGGACGGTATCTCAACCCTTGCCGATCTAACCCACTGTATTCGTATGGCAAAAGAAATCAAAAAAAATAAATGGCTTTGGAATGTCTGGACAGTAGATAATCCCCATCTTGCAAAACAGCTCATGAACCTTGGAGTTACTTCATTATCCACAAACAGGCCGGATTGGATAATAAAACATTTATCAAATTAG
- a CDS encoding ABC transporter permease, with protein MIRTLPRSKKYNISLKMYIILFYVFLFAPLVITCILAFNNSDFPSLPWKGFTLDWFFANNEHRVGLFHDVNNLRSIWISIKTAFIVSILSLIVGTMGAFLFEQEEFKFKQALYFLTLAPLVIPGVILGISILLASNSVGAFLEEHLGIDTPLFAPGFWLVVLGQFSFITTFVVLVVSARLKKFDRTLEEAALNLGANRFEVIWHITLRYLKPALLGGGSVAFLMSFENFNTTLFLVGSEPTLPINLYLQVRDGSTPVINAISFLMIVFTSTLALINLYFSNKKDE; from the coding sequence ATGATTAGGACTTTGCCTCGCAGTAAAAAATATAATATCAGTCTTAAAATGTACATTATACTTTTTTATGTATTTTTGTTTGCTCCACTAGTAATAACCTGCATTCTAGCATTTAATAATTCCGATTTTCCAAGTTTGCCATGGAAAGGATTTACGCTGGACTGGTTTTTTGCGAATAATGAGCATAGAGTAGGGCTTTTTCATGATGTGAATAACTTGAGAAGTATTTGGATTAGTATAAAAACAGCATTCATAGTGTCCATTTTATCATTGATTGTGGGCACAATGGGTGCATTTTTATTTGAGCAAGAAGAATTTAAATTTAAGCAGGCTTTATATTTTCTAACCCTTGCACCTCTTGTAATTCCGGGTGTTATTTTGGGTATTTCGATTTTACTTGCCAGCAATTCTGTGGGTGCTTTTCTTGAAGAGCATTTAGGTATTGATACCCCATTGTTTGCGCCCGGTTTCTGGTTAGTGGTACTTGGTCAGTTTTCATTTATCACAACATTTGTGGTGCTGGTTGTTTCTGCAAGATTAAAAAAATTCGATAGGACGTTGGAAGAGGCTGCTTTAAATCTTGGTGCCAACAGGTTCGAAGTTATATGGCATATTACTTTGAGATATCTAAAGCCTGCATTATTGGGGGGTGGTTCAGTAGCATTTCTGATGAGTTTTGAAAACTTTAATACTACTTTGTTTTTAGTAGGTTCTGAGCCTACTTTGCCAATTAATCTTTATTTGCAGGTAAGGGATGGAAGTACACCTGTGATAAATGCAATATCATTTTTAATGATTGTGTTTACATCTACGCTTGCTCTGATAAATTTATACTTTAGCAATAAAAAGGATGAATAG
- a CDS encoding ABC transporter permease, with product MKHAKLGFYIFLIPVVLWLFLLIVIPHIDLLIMSLRAENDLGELVWSLQNYKNFFTEPIYWVTFVRTAVYSILVTIITAIIALPVSFFITKVVNPRFSNFLSILLLMPFWVSELVRVYGWMILLRESGVINHFLVKLGILNRPIEFLYNDISMIMVLVYTSMLFMVVPLISVMESLDDHLIEAAYDLGASTKDIVFKIIIPHAKPGLTSGSIVVFMLTLGNYLTPNLIGGKNSLWFTEQIYTQFIASFNWNQGAAFGFLLLILSTLIIWIALKITRQNLSKVVQ from the coding sequence ATGAAACATGCAAAATTGGGGTTTTATATTTTTTTAATACCTGTGGTTTTATGGCTTTTTCTTTTAATTGTGATTCCTCATATCGATTTGCTCATTATGTCTTTAAGGGCAGAAAATGATTTGGGTGAGCTTGTATGGAGTTTACAAAACTATAAAAATTTTTTTACAGAGCCAATTTATTGGGTTACGTTTGTAAGAACAGCAGTTTATTCCATACTTGTAACTATAATTACCGCGATAATAGCGTTGCCAGTGTCTTTTTTTATAACAAAAGTTGTTAATCCGAGATTCAGTAATTTTTTATCTATTTTACTACTTATGCCTTTTTGGGTCAGTGAGCTTGTTAGGGTATATGGATGGATGATATTGTTGAGAGAAAGTGGTGTGATTAATCATTTTTTGGTTAAACTTGGTATTCTCAATAGACCGATTGAGTTTTTGTACAATGATATTTCGATGATAATGGTGCTTGTTTATACATCGATGCTTTTTATGGTGGTGCCTCTCATTTCTGTAATGGAGAGTCTGGATGATCATTTAATAGAGGCAGCTTATGACCTCGGTGCTTCAACAAAAGATATTGTTTTTAAGATAATTATACCGCATGCAAAGCCAGGGTTAACATCTGGTTCCATTGTGGTTTTTATGTTAACCCTTGGTAATTATCTTACTCCAAACTTAATCGGTGGGAAAAATTCACTCTGGTTTACCGAGCAGATTTATACGCAATTTATTGCTAGTTTTAACTGGAATCAAGGTGCAGCCTTCGGATTTTTACTGTTGATCTTGTCCACATTGATTATTTGGATAGCTCTGAAAATTACAAGACAAAACTTGAGTAAGGTGGTTCAATGA
- a CDS encoding ABC transporter ATP-binding protein, whose amino-acid sequence MRFDLDVRSVVKKFGDFTAVKGVSFKVEQGKFFSILGPSGCGKTTLLRMIAGFLEPTSGEIYIRGNLVNGLPPNKRPVNLVFQNLALFPMMNVEENIAFGLRRRKVPNNEIKKKVKDILERVGLPGFEKKAISQLSGGQKQRIAIARCLVLEPSVLLLDEPLGALDLKLREQMKVELKKLQTEVGTTFVYITHDQSEALVMSDYVAVMNAGKFEQVDTPQNLYKYPQTAFVAQFVGDNNGWEAEVVSQDKGTALVQTSEGYQFHVKTLDHLNKKNCIFFVRPEAFIIKPDNKIDDLNRLKVRVKTILFDGANSRLLTVVENSEKEIIVALPQNKQFDYIKPGDVIELGWHPENCIAFERE is encoded by the coding sequence ATGCGATTTGATCTTGATGTGAGAAGTGTTGTTAAAAAATTCGGAGATTTTACTGCGGTAAAGGGTGTAAGTTTTAAGGTAGAGCAGGGTAAGTTTTTTTCCATTTTAGGTCCTTCCGGATGTGGTAAAACGACTTTGTTAAGGATGATTGCCGGGTTTTTAGAGCCAACTTCAGGTGAAATTTACATTAGAGGGAATCTTGTTAACGGTTTGCCGCCAAATAAAAGGCCTGTTAATCTTGTTTTTCAGAATCTTGCTCTGTTTCCGATGATGAATGTTGAAGAAAATATTGCCTTTGGACTTAGACGAAGAAAAGTTCCAAATAATGAGATTAAGAAAAAAGTAAAAGATATATTAGAAAGAGTGGGGTTGCCAGGATTTGAAAAAAAGGCAATCAGTCAATTGTCAGGTGGACAGAAACAGAGAATTGCCATTGCAAGATGTCTTGTATTGGAGCCTTCCGTTTTGCTCCTTGATGAACCTTTGGGTGCTCTTGATTTAAAGTTGAGAGAACAGATGAAAGTAGAACTTAAAAAATTGCAAACTGAAGTGGGAACAACTTTTGTTTATATAACTCATGACCAATCTGAAGCTCTTGTAATGTCTGATTATGTGGCGGTGATGAATGCTGGTAAATTTGAGCAGGTGGATACACCACAAAATCTTTACAAATATCCTCAGACTGCTTTTGTGGCTCAGTTTGTGGGGGATAATAATGGATGGGAAGCGGAAGTTGTTTCACAAGACAAAGGCACGGCTTTGGTTCAAACTTCCGAAGGGTACCAATTCCATGTGAAAACACTGGATCATTTGAATAAAAAAAATTGCATTTTTTTTGTGAGGCCGGAAGCCTTTATCATTAAACCTGATAATAAAATAGACGATTTAAATAGATTAAAAGTAAGAGTTAAGACTATTTTATTTGACGGCGCAAACAGTAGACTTTTAACCGTTGTTGAAAATAGCGAAAAGGAAATTATTGTGGCATTACCCCAAAATAAACAGTTTGATTATATCAAGCCAGGTGATGTTATTGAGTTGGGATGGCATCCTGAAAATTGTATAGCCTTTGAGAGAGAGTAA
- a CDS encoding extracellular solute-binding protein codes for MKRFLLLVLVLVAFCVTDVFAGGTLRLLTWKGYAPKKLVDKFEKETGIKVEVTYSNNEEMIAKLRATRGGGFDLAQPSQDRISSVQAKYKIYRPMDYSKIKTELFIPSMLEAVKKNTLVKGKSYAVPFCWGTSGLIVNKKYAADAKDYTDLLNPKYKGRISYRLKRPTLIGLAFALGYNPFELYSNPKEYKVLMEKIGQKLIDAKDLVKNYWTNGDALLQLLRSEEVYVAMGWDGGGWRLHKENPNIDFVAPKSGALGWIDTFAIPAKAKNIDAAYKWINFMLRPENAAYFTNTEGYFTASKDAEKYLKPDVKDNLNRSFSKADIDNIKWYPPVPAKIESIEAKILDKVKSAR; via the coding sequence ATGAAAAGGTTTTTGTTGCTTGTTTTGGTGTTGGTTGCGTTTTGTGTAACGGATGTGTTTGCCGGTGGCACACTTAGACTGCTTACCTGGAAAGGGTATGCTCCGAAGAAACTTGTAGATAAATTTGAAAAAGAGACAGGTATTAAAGTAGAAGTTACCTATTCTAATAATGAAGAGATGATTGCAAAGCTTAGAGCAACACGTGGTGGCGGGTTTGACCTTGCCCAACCAAGCCAGGATAGAATTTCATCTGTACAGGCAAAATACAAAATTTATAGACCTATGGATTATTCAAAAATTAAAACAGAACTTTTTATCCCTTCCATGTTGGAGGCTGTAAAGAAAAATACCTTAGTGAAGGGTAAATCTTATGCTGTACCATTTTGCTGGGGGACATCAGGTTTAATTGTAAATAAAAAATATGCTGCGGATGCAAAAGATTACACCGATCTTTTAAATCCAAAATATAAAGGTAGAATAAGTTATAGATTAAAGAGGCCTACTTTGATAGGTTTGGCATTTGCACTCGGTTATAATCCTTTTGAGCTTTATAGCAATCCCAAAGAGTATAAAGTGTTGATGGAAAAGATTGGACAGAAATTAATAGATGCTAAAGACTTAGTAAAAAATTATTGGACAAATGGTGATGCATTGCTTCAGCTTCTTAGATCAGAAGAGGTTTATGTTGCCATGGGTTGGGACGGTGGAGGTTGGAGACTTCATAAAGAGAATCCGAATATAGATTTTGTAGCTCCAAAAAGTGGTGCGTTGGGCTGGATAGATACTTTTGCAATTCCTGCTAAAGCAAAAAATATTGATGCTGCTTACAAGTGGATCAACTTTATGTTAAGACCTGAAAACGCTGCTTATTTCACAAACACTGAAGGGTATTTTACAGCATCTAAAGATGCAGAAAAATATTTAAAACCGGATGTAAAAGATAATTTAAATCGCTCTTTTTCTAAAGCAGATATAGATAATATCAAATGGTATCCACCTGTACCTGCCAAAATAGAATCAATTGAAGCAAAGATTCTTGATAAAGTAAAATCAGCAAGATAG
- a CDS encoding cold-shock protein yields the protein MREGTVKWFNDSKGYGFITEDGGQDVFVHHTSIQKDGFKSLSEGERVKFQVEKSPKGLAAINVVSL from the coding sequence ATGAGAGAAGGAACTGTTAAGTGGTTTAACGATTCAAAAGGTTATGGTTTTATAACCGAAGATGGCGGACAAGATGTATTTGTACATCACACTTCCATTCAAAAAGATGGATTTAAGTCATTATCTGAAGGTGAAAGGGTAAAATTCCAAGTAGAAAAAAGCCCAAAAGGCTTAGCTGCAATAAATGTAGTTTCCCTTTAA